From a single Hydrogenispora ethanolica genomic region:
- a CDS encoding GNAT family N-acetyltransferase has product MAFTEITTLKVCDETTRSQALQVIEQVYLKEKQWIRLPENEIPHNIGESAQYSWFLALVNQKPAGVIRLVYDPSLEFPPELEVTLDAGVDLDRMARECRVADIGRFMIAPEFRKNIRVVLKLMRAAIQEVVERGYTHFLTDVFESDPNSPLHFHTKILGFERIGSHLRGELNCSSTRIILTLDILKAYQRLRERKDKIYLEVTEGIRELLDEKLAKRIAM; this is encoded by the coding sequence ATGGCCTTTACGGAGATTACGACCTTGAAAGTATGCGATGAAACCACCCGCAGCCAGGCGTTGCAAGTGATTGAGCAAGTTTATCTGAAAGAGAAGCAATGGATCCGGCTGCCGGAGAACGAGATCCCCCATAACATCGGAGAATCGGCCCAATACTCCTGGTTTCTGGCCCTGGTCAATCAGAAGCCGGCCGGCGTGATCCGCCTGGTTTACGATCCTTCGCTGGAGTTTCCGCCGGAATTGGAAGTCACCCTGGACGCCGGGGTCGATCTGGACCGGATGGCCCGGGAATGCCGGGTGGCGGATATCGGACGTTTCATGATCGCCCCCGAATTCCGGAAGAACATCCGGGTGGTCCTGAAACTGATGCGCGCCGCCATCCAGGAGGTCGTCGAACGGGGCTATACCCATTTTCTGACCGATGTCTTTGAGAGCGACCCCAATTCACCGTTGCATTTCCACACCAAGATCCTGGGCTTTGAACGCATCGGCAGCCACCTCCGGGGCGAGCTGAACTGCAGCAGCACCCGGATCATTCTGACCCTGGACATTCTGAAGGCTTACCAACGCTTGCGGGAGCGCAAGGACAAGATTTATCTCGAGGTTACCGAGGGCATTCGCGAACTGCTCGATGAAAAATTGGCGAAACGTATCGCCATGTAA
- a CDS encoding lysophospholipid acyltransferase family protein has product MAEPALSIPNILRTRLPELPWLQRAVVKSLLLGCGRWIRVEGAGNLELVADPAIFALNHNCSYETLLIPAYLLFRRKGRTVGFVCDWMFGKIPVLGWLFRQVDPIYVYNKPSTLGLLERCRPGADRRPAVSAQCLDRLAAGRSIALFPEGTRNRDPRNLLRGRKGVGRIILGSDAPLLPIGIDFPARLEQERIPACGPLIIRFGTPRRFEAERALYRRLAAASDLSERSRQRLAEYLVRRVTHAAMTEIAALSGKNYPFPAPAEPAEGERFFHMIPADH; this is encoded by the coding sequence ATGGCCGAACCGGCGCTTTCGATTCCGAATATTCTCCGGACCCGGCTTCCGGAACTGCCCTGGCTCCAACGGGCGGTGGTGAAATCCTTATTGCTGGGATGCGGCCGCTGGATCCGGGTCGAAGGGGCCGGAAACCTCGAGCTGGTCGCGGATCCCGCGATCTTCGCGCTGAATCACAACTGCTCCTATGAGACGCTGCTGATCCCCGCTTACCTGCTCTTCCGGCGCAAGGGACGGACCGTCGGTTTCGTCTGCGACTGGATGTTCGGCAAGATCCCGGTCCTCGGCTGGCTTTTCCGGCAAGTCGATCCGATCTATGTCTATAACAAGCCGTCCACGCTCGGCCTGTTGGAGCGGTGCCGGCCCGGGGCGGACCGCCGGCCCGCGGTGAGCGCCCAATGTCTCGACCGCCTGGCGGCGGGCCGCAGTATCGCGCTGTTCCCCGAGGGAACCCGCAACCGCGACCCCCGCAACCTGCTCCGGGGCAGGAAAGGCGTCGGCCGGATCATCCTCGGCAGCGACGCGCCCTTGCTGCCCATCGGGATCGACTTTCCGGCCCGGCTGGAACAGGAACGGATTCCGGCCTGCGGCCCGCTCATCATCCGCTTCGGGACGCCCCGCCGCTTTGAAGCGGAACGGGCCCTCTACCGCCGGCTCGCCGCCGCGTCGGACCTCAGTGAGCGATCGCGCCAGCGCCTGGCGGAGTATCTGGTCCGGCGGGTGACCCACGCCGCGATGACCGAGATCGCCGCCTTATCGGGCAAAAACTATCCGTTTCCAGCTCCGGCCGAGCCCGCCGAGGGGGAACGGTTTTTTCATATGATCCCTGCCGATCACTGA
- a CDS encoding metallophosphoesterase, whose amino-acid sequence MKGRPFCQRLERVFAETPLVHASRTDRFLIVSDLHLGDGGSHDDFRPNAEIFRTVLERFYLPRGYRLILNGDIEELQRFPMERIVRRWQPIYRLFEAFAAQNGLYRIVGNHDRTLASLAAPPGGAKAFPALKLEFDRNIIFIFHGHQATLLMDRFNLLCGLVLRYIANPIGIKNYARSHRSKVRFQTERRVYGFSRDRKIVSLIGHTHRPLFESLSPLDALQFKIEQLCREYARSGRNAQGQLAGAIRACQSELSYWLTMNRAEASRGSLYNRDLLVPCLFNTGAVIGKQGFTALEIDRGLINLAQWTEPQKSPAAAGAGWRRPAEPLEGSDYCRIVLKQEQLDYIFARIKLLA is encoded by the coding sequence ATGAAAGGACGGCCATTCTGCCAACGATTGGAGCGGGTCTTCGCTGAGACTCCGCTGGTTCACGCGTCCCGGACCGACCGGTTCCTAATCGTCAGCGATCTGCACCTGGGTGACGGCGGATCGCACGACGATTTCCGGCCCAACGCCGAGATCTTCCGCACCGTGCTCGAACGTTTCTATCTCCCCCGGGGCTACCGGCTGATCCTGAACGGCGATATCGAGGAGTTGCAGCGTTTCCCCATGGAACGGATCGTCCGGCGCTGGCAGCCCATTTACCGGCTTTTTGAAGCATTCGCCGCGCAAAACGGCCTCTACCGGATCGTGGGCAACCATGACCGGACTCTGGCGTCCCTGGCGGCACCGCCGGGCGGAGCCAAGGCCTTTCCAGCGCTCAAACTGGAATTCGACCGAAACATCATCTTCATCTTCCACGGCCACCAGGCCACCCTGCTGATGGACCGCTTCAACCTGCTATGCGGCCTGGTGCTGCGGTATATCGCCAATCCGATCGGGATCAAGAACTATGCCCGCTCCCACCGGAGCAAGGTCCGGTTCCAGACCGAACGGCGCGTCTACGGCTTCTCCCGCGATCGTAAGATCGTCTCGCTGATCGGCCATACCCACCGGCCGCTCTTTGAGTCACTGTCCCCGCTGGACGCGCTGCAATTCAAGATCGAACAGCTGTGCCGGGAATACGCCCGTTCCGGCCGGAACGCCCAGGGACAACTGGCCGGGGCGATCCGCGCCTGCCAGTCCGAGTTGAGCTACTGGCTGACGATGAACCGGGCCGAGGCCAGCCGCGGCAGCCTTTATAACCGGGATCTGCTGGTCCCCTGCCTCTTCAATACCGGCGCCGTCATCGGCAAGCAGGGCTTTACCGCCCTGGAGATCGATCGCGGCCTGATCAATCTGGCGCAGTGGACGGAGCCGCAGAAATCCCCGGCGGCCGCGGGAGCCGGATGGCGCCGCCCGGCCGAACCACTGGAAGGCAGCGACTATTGCCGGATCGTCTTGAAACAGGAGCAATTAGATTACATCTTTGCCAGAATCAAGTTATTGGCCTGA
- a CDS encoding phosphatase PAP2 family protein, whose protein sequence is MNSLLQTIDRFDQRLLLALHRRRDGKGRRLLERLTHGGGLRLQSMMILSALLIPATRSLGLRWAAVQLTVTLLVQLLKAVVARVRPYEALAGVTPVRPERDFSFPSGHTAASFATAAVLGGGYPPLAGCWFALAAAIGYSRIWLGVHYPSDVLAGALCGLGTALLMLYKLN, encoded by the coding sequence ATGAATTCGCTGTTGCAGACGATTGACCGTTTCGACCAGCGTCTTTTGTTGGCGCTTCACCGGAGGCGGGATGGCAAAGGGCGGCGTTTGCTGGAACGCCTCACGCATGGCGGCGGATTGCGCCTCCAAAGCATGATGATCCTCTCCGCCCTCTTGATACCGGCCACCCGGTCTCTGGGCCTGCGATGGGCCGCCGTTCAACTGACAGTCACGCTCCTGGTGCAGCTTCTCAAGGCGGTGGTGGCAAGGGTCCGGCCCTATGAAGCGCTGGCCGGGGTCACCCCGGTCCGGCCGGAGCGCGATTTCTCCTTCCCTTCGGGGCATACCGCCGCTTCCTTCGCCACTGCGGCCGTGCTCGGCGGGGGCTATCCGCCGCTGGCCGGTTGCTGGTTCGCGCTGGCCGCGGCCATCGGATATTCCCGGATCTGGCTCGGCGTTCACTATCCCAGCGACGTCCTGGCGGGCGCGCTCTGCGGCCTGGGAACCGCGCTCCTGATGCTATATAAGTTGAATTAA